The proteins below are encoded in one region of Parabacteroides sp. FAFU027:
- a CDS encoding DUF4292 domain-containing protein, with protein sequence MKAIKIISVLLLIVAFTSCKTKKMAGKPVLAQETMSELLDKDYPAQTLSSQLNLDAGGFSLNGDLRIVKDQAIYIQMKAFLGIEVARVRITPDSLIAVDRINRRYFADSFSRIKDWKEKGLNFYTLQSLLTNRIFLNTKEKISHKNLDDFTLKANGKNTQLIQRDDPECFFEINNDSQLSQTVLGDRSGKFKLNWVYSSFDAVNDYSFPHEMGITISTPKRKINSTMQFSRVEFGKKLNVDLNIPSRYNRVDIDDILKLFTNL encoded by the coding sequence ATGAAAGCAATAAAAATAATATCGGTTCTGCTTCTGATCGTGGCATTTACCTCCTGTAAAACAAAAAAGATGGCGGGTAAACCCGTCCTTGCTCAAGAAACGATGTCCGAACTTCTGGACAAAGATTATCCGGCGCAGACCCTGTCATCGCAGTTAAATCTGGATGCCGGAGGATTTTCCCTCAATGGAGACCTGCGCATTGTCAAAGACCAGGCCATTTACATTCAAATGAAGGCTTTTCTGGGAATAGAAGTGGCTCGTGTCAGAATTACCCCCGACAGTCTGATTGCTGTTGACCGCATCAACCGCCGTTATTTTGCCGATTCATTTTCCCGGATAAAAGACTGGAAAGAAAAGGGACTCAATTTCTACACCCTTCAGTCGTTGCTGACCAACCGCATTTTCCTGAATACCAAAGAAAAAATTAGCCACAAAAACCTGGATGATTTCACGTTGAAAGCGAATGGTAAAAATACGCAACTCATTCAGCGGGACGACCCGGAATGCTTCTTTGAAATAAACAACGACAGTCAACTGAGCCAAACGGTGTTGGGGGACAGAAGCGGCAAATTCAAATTAAACTGGGTTTATTCCTCGTTTGACGCCGTAAATGACTACAGCTTCCCGCATGAAATGGGAATCACGATATCGACTCCCAAGCGAAAAATAAACAGCACCATGCAATTCTCCCGTGTTGAATTTGGCAAAAAACTTAACGTTGATCTGAATATCCCGTCACGATACAACCGCGTGGATATTGATGATATTCTTAAATTGTTTACCAACTTATGA
- a CDS encoding murein hydrolase activator EnvC family protein, whose product MKYILSVLIALLSFSFAYSQNSPKVKELQNQRKALIQQIAGINKQLKTIAKTSAQSEQKLHLIESQIASRKKLIDLLTTEVAELDNQIKTLQGEIAALEKELNLKKGEYSKSVQLMYMKRSSNEKIMFVLSANSFSQAYRRARYLKEYALWSRLKGEEIKTKQTELNQKKIELQNNKSEKGTVLAMRQQETQNLQQEESKQQVVVSDLQKEQKKLQTTLAKQKKAAAALDRQIQSIIQEEIRKAQEEARRAARAEAERKKRLAAEEALRKAKAEEEARRKAFAAESARIAAAEKLAEDRKAREALKAEKKALEKKRVEEEKKQKKELEAAKAAAAAQPASQERTAETAGGYAMTKEEKALSSNFAQNRGSLPVPVTGRYTVVGHFGQQQHENLVHVVTNNNGVDIRSEAGADARCVFKGVVTKVFVVPGYNSSVIVRHGNYLTVYSNLSRVYVKAGDQVGTKQAIGKIYFDAEEGNQAILHFQVWKEMTKQNPEGWVNF is encoded by the coding sequence ATGAAGTATATTCTCTCAGTACTGATCGCCCTGCTTTCATTCTCCTTCGCCTATTCGCAAAACAGCCCGAAAGTCAAAGAGCTGCAGAACCAGCGGAAGGCGTTGATACAACAAATTGCAGGAATCAACAAGCAGTTGAAAACAATAGCCAAAACCTCTGCCCAATCGGAACAGAAACTGCACTTGATCGAATCACAGATTGCTTCCAGAAAGAAACTGATTGATTTGCTGACGACTGAGGTGGCTGAACTTGACAATCAGATAAAGACTCTTCAGGGCGAAATCGCTGCACTTGAAAAGGAATTGAACCTTAAAAAGGGCGAATACAGTAAATCTGTGCAGTTGATGTACATGAAGCGTTCTTCCAATGAGAAGATAATGTTCGTACTTTCAGCAAACTCCTTTTCACAGGCTTATCGTCGTGCCCGATACCTGAAAGAGTACGCCTTATGGAGCCGTCTCAAAGGTGAAGAGATTAAAACTAAACAAACCGAGCTCAACCAGAAGAAGATAGAACTTCAGAATAATAAAAGTGAAAAAGGAACCGTGCTGGCCATGAGACAGCAGGAAACCCAGAATCTGCAACAGGAAGAGAGCAAACAGCAAGTGGTGGTCAGTGACCTGCAAAAGGAGCAGAAAAAACTGCAAACGACCCTTGCAAAGCAGAAAAAGGCTGCTGCTGCCCTGGACCGTCAAATTCAGAGCATCATCCAGGAAGAGATTCGCAAAGCTCAGGAGGAAGCCCGTCGTGCTGCCCGTGCCGAAGCAGAAAGGAAGAAACGTCTGGCAGCTGAAGAAGCCTTGCGTAAAGCGAAAGCAGAAGAAGAGGCCCGTCGAAAAGCTTTTGCAGCTGAATCGGCCCGTATCGCAGCCGCAGAAAAATTGGCAGAAGACCGTAAAGCCCGCGAAGCCCTGAAGGCTGAGAAAAAAGCGCTGGAGAAAAAGCGGGTCGAAGAGGAAAAGAAACAGAAGAAAGAGCTGGAAGCTGCCAAAGCTGCCGCCGCAGCGCAACCTGCTTCACAGGAACGTACAGCCGAAACTGCAGGAGGTTACGCGATGACTAAAGAAGAAAAAGCGCTTTCCAGCAATTTCGCGCAAAACCGGGGTTCATTGCCCGTTCCGGTTACCGGACGTTACACGGTTGTCGGTCATTTCGGTCAGCAGCAACATGAGAATCTTGTGCATGTAGTGACCAACAATAACGGTGTGGATATTCGTTCCGAAGCTGGCGCTGACGCCCGTTGTGTATTCAAAGGAGTGGTGACCAAGGTCTTTGTGGTTCCTGGATACAATAGTTCGGTGATTGTTCGTCACGGTAATTATCTGACGGTCTATTCCAACCTGAGCCGTGTATATGTAAAAGCCGGAGATCAGGTGGGAACCAAACAGGCCATCGGTAAAATATACTTTGATGCCGAAGAAGGAAATCAGGCCATCCTTCATTTCCAGGTATGGAAAGAGATGACCA